In one window of Deltaproteobacteria bacterium DNA:
- the hisF gene encoding imidazole glycerol phosphate synthase subunit HisF has product METIKIMPCLDMKEGRVVKGIHFVDLKDAGDPVENAQFYQQEGADELAMLDIAATLENRKTRLEWVKNVSSVIQIPLTVGGGIGSLGDIEDVLLAGAAKVSMNSAAVRRPELIAEAADKFGKERITVAVDARRNNGMPSGFELVVSGGTLPVGQDAIEWARRCQELGAGVILPTSMDGDGTQAGYDLEFTKAVSDAVDLPVVASGGAGTLAHFYEAVVSGGAQILLAASVFHFRTFTIGEVKAYLRDKGLPVNL; this is encoded by the coding sequence ATGGAGACGATAAAGATCATGCCCTGTCTGGATATGAAAGAGGGACGGGTGGTGAAGGGGATTCATTTTGTGGACCTGAAGGACGCGGGAGATCCGGTGGAGAATGCGCAATTCTATCAGCAGGAGGGGGCGGATGAACTGGCCATGCTGGATATTGCTGCGACCCTCGAGAACCGGAAAACGCGGCTGGAGTGGGTCAAGAACGTTTCGTCCGTCATACAGATCCCGTTGACCGTAGGCGGCGGGATCGGGAGTCTGGGCGACATCGAGGACGTGCTACTGGCCGGGGCCGCCAAGGTATCCATGAACAGTGCTGCGGTGAGGCGTCCTGAGCTGATTGCCGAGGCGGCGGATAAGTTCGGCAAGGAACGGATTACGGTGGCGGTGGACGCCAGGAGAAACAACGGCATGCCTTCCGGATTTGAACTGGTGGTCTCCGGGGGAACCCTCCCCGTGGGGCAAGACGCCATTGAATGGGCAAGGCGATGTCAGGAACTGGGGGCCGGCGTGATCCTCCCCACCAGCATGGACGGTGACGGCACCCAGGCCGGCTATGATCTGGAATTTACAAAGGCGGTTTCCGATGCCGTGGATTTGCCGGTGGTCGCCTCAGGGGGGGCCGGGACCTTGGCGCACTTTTATGAGGCGGTGGTCTCGGGGGGTGCGCAGATCCTTCTGGCCGCCTCTGTGTTTCACTTTCGCACCTTTACCATCGGGGAGGTAAAAGCGTACCTGAGGGACAAAGGATTGCCGGTCAACTTATAA
- a CDS encoding response regulator: MTAISIFSGIFCGEEPVVAALVSETGYDLVRDTDIVLEASRLSGLSQQKIGRAFSGKTSVFNKFTHERERSIAYLKLALAQKLSDKDLVIVGFISHLIPQKLGHVLRICLIAGIPFRIDRALQDRGLSEHDATRLIRKHDEDAAAWVHALLEENDPWNAALYDMLLPTDKMDVDAMVGRVREVMKKEVMKNTPQSRKAMEDFLLAANVEVSLANEGHNVGVEAKDGDITLTINKHVLMLSRLEEELIKIADQVPGVKAVTTQVGKGYYQADIYRKHDFEIPSKVLLVDDEREFVETLSDRLVMREMGSAVAYDGESALELIKTDEPEVIILDLRMPGIDGIEVLRRVKQTNPEIEVIILTGHGSEADKETCMGLGAFAYLQKPVDIDKLSATIKSANEKIRRRSRSLGGPAL, translated from the coding sequence ATGACAGCAATCAGCATATTCAGCGGCATCTTTTGCGGCGAAGAACCTGTGGTCGCCGCACTGGTTTCCGAAACAGGTTATGATCTGGTCAGGGACACGGATATTGTTCTCGAAGCGAGCCGACTTTCAGGCCTGTCCCAACAAAAAATAGGAAGGGCGTTTTCGGGGAAGACCTCGGTATTCAATAAGTTCACTCACGAGAGGGAGCGATCAATCGCCTATCTCAAGCTAGCCCTGGCGCAGAAGCTCTCGGATAAAGACCTGGTGATCGTTGGATTCATCTCTCATCTGATCCCCCAAAAGCTGGGTCATGTGCTTCGAATCTGCCTTATTGCGGGTATCCCCTTCAGGATAGACAGGGCCCTTCAGGATCGCGGCCTGAGCGAACATGATGCAACGAGGCTTATCCGGAAACACGACGAAGACGCCGCCGCCTGGGTCCATGCCCTGCTGGAGGAGAATGACCCTTGGAATGCCGCGCTCTATGACATGCTCCTGCCCACGGACAAGATGGATGTGGATGCTATGGTCGGCCGTGTCCGGGAGGTCATGAAGAAAGAGGTAATGAAAAACACCCCGCAATCAAGAAAGGCGATGGAGGATTTTCTCCTGGCCGCCAATGTGGAGGTGAGCCTGGCCAATGAAGGACACAATGTGGGCGTGGAAGCGAAAGATGGGGACATCACCCTGACGATCAATAAGCACGTTCTCATGTTAAGCCGGCTCGAAGAAGAACTCATCAAGATCGCGGATCAGGTCCCTGGGGTGAAGGCGGTGACCACCCAGGTGGGGAAAGGGTACTATCAGGCGGATATATACCGGAAACATGATTTTGAGATACCGTCAAAGGTCCTCCTCGTGGATGATGAACGTGAGTTCGTAGAGACCTTGTCCGATCGCCTGGTGATGCGGGAGATGGGTTCGGCCGTGGCCTATGACGGGGAATCGGCCCTGGAATTAATCAAGACGGACGAGCCGGAGGTGATCATCCTGGACCTCAGGATGCCCGGGATCGACGGTATTGAGGTCTTGAGAAGGGTGAAGCAGACGAACCCCGAGATTGAGGTGATCATCCTCACGGGCCATGGCTCAGAGGCAGACAAGGAAACCTGCATGGGCCTGGGGGCCTTCGCATATCTTCAAAAACCGGTGGATATCGATAAACTGAGCGCAACCATCAAAAGCGCCAATGAAAAAATCAGGCGCAGGAGTAGATCCCTTGGAGGGCCGGCCCTCTAA